Part of the Streptomyces sp. f51 genome is shown below.
GACCGCCTCGAAGCCATGGAGCACCAGCACGAACTGGAGGAGGCGCGCGCGCACCAGACCCAGTTCGAGCAGGAGGGCGTCGACGGCGGGGAGGAGAAGGCGTGAGCACACCGCCCGCGTCCCGGCGTCCCGAGGGCGAGCACGAGGTCAAGGGGGTCGCCTTCCGCGACGACAGCGAGGGGGACGGCGAGGGCGAGCGGGAGGCTCCGCCGCCGCACGCGCCCCCGAAGCGCCGGATCAGCTGGCAGAAGCTGACCTTCCTGCCGGCCGTGCTGATCGCTCTGCTGCTGGGCACCTGGATCTGGTTCCAGCAGGCCGACCTCGACGCGATCTCCAAGAACGCCCTGTCCAACGGCCAGGTGTCCAAGGCCCTGTGGCAGCACATCCAGCTGACGGTGATCTCCACGTTCTTCGTGCTGATCATCGCGATCCCGGCGGGGATCCTGCTGACCCGCAAGGCGTTCCGCAAGCTGACCCCGCTCGCGATGACGATCGCCAACATGGGGCAGGCGACCCCGGCGATCGGTCTGCTGGCGCTGCTCGTGATCTGGCTCGGCACGGGCGAGAAGTCGGCCCTCATCGGCATCACGATCTACGCGATCCTGCCGGTGCTGTCCAACACGATCACCGGTCTGAAGGCCAACGACCCGACCCTGCTGGAGGCGGCGCGCGGTATCGGCATGTCACCGCTGGGCGTGCTCACCCGGGTCGAACTGCCGCTGGCCGTGCCGCTGATCCTCGCGGGCGTGCGTACGGCGCTGGTCCTGAACGTGGGCACCGCGACCCTCGCCACGTTCGGCGGGGGCGGCGGCCTCGGCGTGCTGATCACCACCGGGATCACCACGCAGCGCATGCCGGTCCTGGTCCTCGGCGCGATCCTCACCGTCGCGCTGGCGCTCCTGGTCGACTGGCTGGCGTCGCTGGCGGAACTGCTGCTGCGGCCGCGCGGTCTGGAGGTGGGGACATGAGGCGGGCGCGTGTTCCCGCGGCGCTGGCCGCCGTTCTCGTCCTGGCCTCCGCGTGCGGTCTGACCAGCGGCTCCCCCATGACGGACAACGTCAAGCCGGGGACCATCGGGCAGGGCGAGCCGCTCAAGGGCGCGAACCTCACGGTGGCGTCGAAGGAGTTCACCGAGCAGCTGATCCTCGGCGCGATCATGGGTATCGCGTTCCAGGCGGCGGGCGCGAAGGTGATCGACCGCACCGGCATCCAGGGCTCGATCGGCGCGCGCGAGGCCATCAAGAACGGTGACGCGGACGCCATGTACGAGTACACGGGCACCGCGTGGATCACGTATCTCGGCAACAGCGAGCCGATCCCGGACCCGCAGAAGCAGTGGCAGGCCGTGCACGACGCGGACCCCAAGAACGGGGTCACCTGGCTGCCGCCGTCCGCCCTGAACAACACCTACGCGCTGGCCATGAACCAGGCCAACTTCAAGAAGTACGGCACGACCACCCTGTCCGGCGTGGCCGCGCTCTCGAAGTCGGACCCGAGCGCGGTGACCCTGTGCGTGGAGAGCGAGTTCGCCAACCGGGCCGACGGGCTGCCGGGCATGGAGAAGGCGTACGGCATGCACATCCCCGCGAAGAACATCACGCAGATGGACACCGGGATCATCTACACCCAGGTGGCGAAGGGGAGTTGCACGTACGGGGAGGTGTTCACCACCGACGGGCGCATCAAGTCGATGAACCTGGTGGTGATGAAGGACGACAAGAAGTTCTTCCCCAACTACAACGCGGCCCCGGTCATCAACACCAAGGCCCTGAAGAAGTATCCGCAGATCGCCGAGGTCATCGAACCGGTGACGAAGAAGCTGAACAACACGGTGGCGCAGGACCTCAACGCGAAGGTGGACGTCCAGGGCCAGGACCCGCACGAGGTGGCGCTGGACTGGATGACGTCGGAGGGGTTCGTGAAGCAGGACTGACCGGGTTCGTGGAGGTTTGACCGATCGCGCGGCGCGATCCGGAGAAGTAGTTGCAAAGAACTCGTTGCAAGGGAGTCTTTGCAAGGCTATCTTTGTACACATGACGGAGCAGCCACCGCTTCCCCCGGAAGCACCCCTCCCCCCGCAGCCGCCCCTGCCGCCCGAACCGCCGCAGCACCGGCGCCTCGACGCCCGCTCACTG
Proteins encoded:
- a CDS encoding ABC transporter permease: MSTPPASRRPEGEHEVKGVAFRDDSEGDGEGEREAPPPHAPPKRRISWQKLTFLPAVLIALLLGTWIWFQQADLDAISKNALSNGQVSKALWQHIQLTVISTFFVLIIAIPAGILLTRKAFRKLTPLAMTIANMGQATPAIGLLALLVIWLGTGEKSALIGITIYAILPVLSNTITGLKANDPTLLEAARGIGMSPLGVLTRVELPLAVPLILAGVRTALVLNVGTATLATFGGGGGLGVLITTGITTQRMPVLVLGAILTVALALLVDWLASLAELLLRPRGLEVGT
- a CDS encoding glycine betaine ABC transporter substrate-binding protein produces the protein MRRARVPAALAAVLVLASACGLTSGSPMTDNVKPGTIGQGEPLKGANLTVASKEFTEQLILGAIMGIAFQAAGAKVIDRTGIQGSIGAREAIKNGDADAMYEYTGTAWITYLGNSEPIPDPQKQWQAVHDADPKNGVTWLPPSALNNTYALAMNQANFKKYGTTTLSGVAALSKSDPSAVTLCVESEFANRADGLPGMEKAYGMHIPAKNITQMDTGIIYTQVAKGSCTYGEVFTTDGRIKSMNLVVMKDDKKFFPNYNAAPVINTKALKKYPQIAEVIEPVTKKLNNTVAQDLNAKVDVQGQDPHEVALDWMTSEGFVKQD